A single Deltaproteobacteria bacterium DNA region contains:
- a CDS encoding site-specific integrase, with the protein MKAPADFPRLLAMFFSNHLMHQREASPHTIASYRDTFRLLVRYAQREWNKPPSELRLEDFDSAFIGDFLSHLENERGNRARSRNARLAAIRSFFRQVALHEPQHAALAQRVLAMPSKRHLRSPVAWLDRDEVQALLRAPDPRNRFGRRDRALLTVAVQTGLRASELIELRCRDVQLGAGAHLRCHGKGRKERHTPLRRDAAAMLKAWLKERGGEPDDPVFPNQRGRALSHDSLSYLLAKHLATARADCPSLGKKRVTPHCLRHTAAMDLLANGVDRAVIALWLGHESVETTFVYLHADLELKERAMAKTSPSDIRPARYRPDDDLLAFLNSL; encoded by the coding sequence ATGAAGGCTCCGGCCGACTTCCCGCGACTCCTGGCCATGTTCTTCAGCAACCACCTGATGCACCAGCGCGAGGCAAGCCCGCATACCATCGCCAGCTACCGCGACACCTTCCGGCTTCTGGTGCGATACGCCCAGCGGGAGTGGAACAAGCCGCCTTCGGAATTGCGACTCGAAGACTTCGACTCCGCCTTCATCGGCGACTTCCTCAGTCATCTCGAGAACGAGCGCGGCAACCGGGCGCGCTCGCGTAACGCCCGCCTGGCCGCGATCCGCTCCTTCTTCCGCCAAGTCGCCTTGCACGAGCCGCAACATGCGGCCCTCGCGCAACGTGTTCTCGCCATGCCGAGCAAACGCCATCTGCGCTCGCCGGTGGCCTGGCTCGACCGGGACGAAGTCCAGGCCCTGCTCCGCGCCCCGGACCCGCGGAACCGGTTCGGCCGCCGCGACCGAGCCCTGCTCACGGTAGCGGTTCAAACCGGGCTGCGGGCGTCAGAACTGATCGAACTGCGTTGCCGCGACGTGCAACTCGGCGCCGGCGCCCATCTGCGCTGTCACGGCAAGGGGCGCAAGGAACGCCACACGCCGCTGCGCAGGGATGCGGCGGCGATGCTCAAGGCGTGGCTGAAGGAACGCGGGGGCGAACCGGACGATCCCGTGTTCCCCAATCAACGCGGTCGGGCGCTGAGCCACGACAGTCTCAGCTACCTGCTGGCCAAACATCTGGCCACGGCGAGGGCCGACTGCCCTTCCCTCGGGAAAAAGCGTGTCACTCCGCATTGCCTGCGCCACACCGCGGCCATGGACCTTCTCGCCAACGGCGTCGACCGGGCGGTCATCGCGCTATGGCTCGGCCACGAGTCCGTCGAGACGACCTTCGTCTATCTGCATGCCGACCTCGAACTCAAAGAGCGGGCGATGGCCAAGACCTCGCCTTCGGACATCCGACCGGCACGCTACCGCCCCGACGACGATCTGTTGGCCTTCCTGAACAGTCTCTGA